Part of the Cloacibacterium caeni genome is shown below.
AAAATCTTGGTTTTTATCATCACTTCATCGCTTTTACAAGAGGTTTGATTGACACACAAGATGTGTTTTACTTCTTATTGGTGATTGGATTAAGTTTGTTTTTGGCAAAAGTTTTTGTGGAGAAGAAGAAATAGTTATTTAACCGCAAAAGCAACCAAAGAATTGATTGAAAAATAAAGCAAGCCAAAAGTAAAAAAAGAAAATTCTCCCTTTTTTTTACTTTTGAAAAACTTAAAAAGCAACAAAAGCTTTTGTCTCTTTTGTGGTTTAAAATTTAAAATATAAAATGAAACAAAATTTAAAATATATTATTCTAGCCATCATCCTATTTTTAGGGATTTTCGGGGCATTTTCTCATCGTTTTGATTTGACTAAAGAGAAACGTTACACCCTTTCTGATGCTACGGTAGAAACGCTGAAATCTATAAAAGAACCACTGACTGTAGAAGTTTATCTGGAAGGTGATTTTCCTGCAAGTTTTAAGCAATTGCAGAACGAAACGCAGTTTCTTTTGGAAGAATTCAGAAAAATCAATCCAAAAATTGATTACAAATTCATCGATCCTATTGCGACCAAAATGTCTCAAGACACGCTTCAAGCAATGGGAATGCAACCTTCTATGTTGCCCGATATGAAAGACGGAAAAGTTTCTCAAATCGTACTTTTTCCTTATGCTGCACTGAAATATAAAGGTTATGGAACTTCTATTTCGCTTATAACCAATCAAATGGGAATAGATGCAGCGGAACAGTTAACCAAATCCATTGAAAATCTAGAGTTTAACTTCGCTTCTACCATTAAATCTTTGGTGGCAGACCAAAAGAAAAACGTAGGTGTTTTGGTGAATCAAGATGAATTACGAGTAGATGAATTCCGCAGTTTTATGGACATGACGCTCGAAAATTACAATGCTGGTCCTGTAATTCCTGTAAACAAAAAAGAGTTGACTCTAGAAGATCTTCCGAATTTAGAAAGAATGGATGCTTTGGTGATTGCAAAGCCTAGAAAAGCCTTTACTGACGGTGAAAAAGTGATTTTAGACCAATACATTATGAACGGAGGAAAAACACTTTGGATGATTGACGCTGTGAATGCAGAAATGGATACTTTGATGACCAAGAAAAAACTCATGGCCTATCCTATCGACATCAATATGACTGATTTTTTCTTTAATTATGGTGTGAGAATCAATGCTCCTTTGATTAAAGATTTCCAAAAATCTGCTTTGATTAGACTGCAAGTTGGCGAAGTGGCAGGAAATCCTCAATACTCCAATTTAATTTGGCCTTATTTTCCTTTGGGAATTAATGAAAATAACAATCCTATTACCAAAAATATTAATCCTGTAAAATTTGAATTCCCAACTGCTATTGATACATTGGGAAGAAAAAATATCAAAACTCAAGTGCTTTACGAATCGAGTGAAAGAACCACGGCTAAATCGGTTCCTAATTATGTAGAGCTCTCAGAAATGGCGAATCTTGACAGTCTTTCTGTGATGGAAAAACCTACTACTCCTAAGATTTTTGCGGTGAGTTTA
Proteins encoded:
- the gldG gene encoding gliding motility-associated ABC transporter substrate-binding protein GldG, encoding MKQNLKYIILAIILFLGIFGAFSHRFDLTKEKRYTLSDATVETLKSIKEPLTVEVYLEGDFPASFKQLQNETQFLLEEFRKINPKIDYKFIDPIATKMSQDTLQAMGMQPSMLPDMKDGKVSQIVLFPYAALKYKGYGTSISLITNQMGIDAAEQLTKSIENLEFNFASTIKSLVADQKKNVGVLVNQDELRVDEFRSFMDMTLENYNAGPVIPVNKKELTLEDLPNLERMDALVIAKPRKAFTDGEKVILDQYIMNGGKTLWMIDAVNAEMDTLMTKKKLMAYPIDINMTDFFFNYGVRINAPLIKDFQKSALIRLQVGEVAGNPQYSNLIWPYFPLGINENNNPITKNINPVKFEFPTAIDTLGRKNIKTQVLYESSERTTAKSVPNYVELSEMANLDSLSVMEKPTTPKIFAVSLEGKFTSAYANRSEKNGFPNFKNKVSENNKMIVISDGDVGRNQMMKGQNLPLGADLLTDQLYGNEQFLRNCLDWLLDDSNLIELRNRNIESRLLDRRRIDEEKTNWQWFNLLTPLAILGILGGVFFWLRKKKFGQ